The Spirochaetota bacterium genome has a segment encoding these proteins:
- a CDS encoding aconitate hydratase: MGQSVCYKILHDHIIEGTLAPGNEIGIRIDQTLTQDATGTMAYLQFEALGIPKVKTEVSVSYIDHNTIQMGFENADDHLYLQTMNANYGIYHSRAGNGICHQVHLERFGRPGATLLGSDSHTPTGGGVCMIAIGAGGLDVAVAMGGGPFYLTAPKVVNVRLTGKLRPWVSAKDVILTVLGILTTKGNVGTVLEYTGEGIATLSVPERATITNMGAELGVTTSLFPSDEITRLFLNAQERGDSWRQILPDPDAAYDRVIDIDLSSVEPMAACPHSPDNVKKIAELKGLPIHQVAIGSCTNSSYKDLMTVARVLKGKKVDPRTSLIVAPGSRQVFEMIARNGALADIIASGARIMESSCGFCIGAGQAPPTDGVSLRTNNRNFEGRSGTASGQIYLVSPETAALSALAGVLVNPREYPKEEFPFVSMPDQFIIDDSMILPPSDTKGKIIRGPNIGEPPYTLPLPDELQCVIGLKVGDKITTDHIMPAGPRLKYRSNIPAYSQFVFENVDPEFSKRAFADKQKGLFTAIAGGASYGQGSSREHAAICPMYLGVRLVMAKSFERIHSDNLINFGIIPLVFRDAGTYTAINAGDSVTIRSLRSLVMEAETIPVVIGGSEYQFTLALSQRQRSILLEGGLLNYTKKKFGA; the protein is encoded by the coding sequence ATGGGACAATCAGTCTGTTACAAGATACTTCACGACCATATCATTGAAGGGACATTGGCGCCCGGCAATGAAATCGGCATTCGCATCGACCAGACCCTCACCCAGGACGCCACCGGGACCATGGCCTATCTCCAGTTCGAGGCCCTGGGTATTCCCAAGGTCAAGACCGAGGTTTCTGTATCCTATATCGACCATAACACCATCCAGATGGGTTTCGAGAACGCCGACGACCACCTGTATCTCCAGACCATGAACGCAAACTACGGCATCTATCATTCCCGCGCCGGCAACGGCATCTGCCACCAGGTCCACCTGGAGCGCTTCGGCAGGCCCGGCGCCACCCTCCTCGGGTCCGACAGCCACACACCCACCGGCGGCGGCGTTTGTATGATAGCCATCGGCGCCGGCGGCCTCGACGTGGCGGTAGCCATGGGCGGCGGCCCCTTCTACCTGACGGCACCGAAGGTGGTCAATGTCCGTCTAACCGGGAAGCTCCGTCCCTGGGTGTCGGCCAAGGACGTGATACTCACCGTCCTCGGCATACTCACGACAAAGGGTAACGTCGGCACGGTCCTGGAATACACCGGCGAGGGCATCGCCACGCTTTCCGTTCCAGAGCGGGCCACCATCACCAACATGGGAGCGGAGCTCGGCGTGACAACCTCCCTCTTCCCCAGCGACGAGATAACCCGGCTGTTCTTAAATGCCCAGGAGCGGGGAGATTCGTGGCGGCAGATTCTTCCAGACCCGGACGCAGCCTACGACCGCGTCATCGACATAGACCTCTCCTCCGTGGAGCCGATGGCGGCCTGTCCCCACTCGCCGGACAATGTTAAAAAGATAGCGGAGCTGAAAGGGCTTCCCATCCACCAGGTGGCCATCGGCAGCTGCACCAACTCATCGTACAAGGACCTCATGACCGTGGCCCGGGTCCTTAAAGGCAAGAAGGTCGATCCGCGGACAAGCCTTATAGTCGCCCCCGGCTCCAGGCAGGTCTTCGAGATGATCGCCCGCAACGGGGCCCTTGCCGACATCATCGCCAGCGGCGCCCGCATCATGGAATCCTCCTGCGGCTTCTGCATCGGCGCCGGGCAGGCGCCCCCGACCGACGGCGTGTCCCTCCGGACGAACAACAGGAACTTTGAGGGCCGTTCCGGAACGGCATCGGGCCAGATATACCTGGTGAGCCCGGAGACAGCCGCCCTGTCAGCACTAGCCGGGGTCCTGGTGAATCCCCGTGAATACCCGAAAGAAGAGTTTCCCTTTGTTTCCATGCCCGATCAATTCATCATCGACGATTCAATGATCCTTCCCCCGTCGGACACTAAGGGGAAGATCATCCGGGGGCCCAATATCGGCGAGCCTCCCTACACGTTGCCCCTCCCGGATGAACTGCAATGCGTCATCGGCCTTAAGGTGGGGGATAAAATAACCACCGATCATATCATGCCCGCCGGCCCCCGTTTGAAATACCGGTCCAATATTCCCGCCTATTCCCAGTTCGTATTTGAGAACGTCGACCCGGAATTCTCAAAACGGGCCTTTGCGGACAAGCAAAAGGGGCTGTTCACGGCCATCGCGGGAGGCGCCAGTTACGGCCAGGGATCGAGCCGCGAGCATGCAGCCATCTGCCCCATGTACCTGGGTGTCCGCCTGGTCATGGCGAAATCATTCGAGCGGATCCATTCGGACAACCTTATCAATTTCGGTATCATCCCCCTTGTGTTCAGGGACGCTGGCACCTACACGGCGATAAACGCCGGCGACAGCGTGACCATCCGCTCCCTCAGGTCTCTGGTCATGGAAGCGGAGACCATCCCGGTTGTCATCGGGGGGTCGGAATATCAGTTTACCCTGGCCCTGTCGCAGCGTCAGCGCTCCATCCTCCTTGAAGGGGGACTGCTGAACTATACAAAGAAAAAATTCGGGGCATAG
- the glpQ gene encoding glycerophosphodiester phosphodiesterase, with product MNKKPLVIAHRGACGYLPEHSMAGKALAFGMGADYVELDALLTRDEVPIVFHDHYLDAMTNVAELFPDRKRKDGLHYAIDFTLEEIKKLRLHERVDPATGREVHPGRFPADSRVHFEIPTLEEEIDLIQGLNKSMVMDVGFYIEPKGPAYHTKEGKDIGKAVIDVVHRFGYRSRTSKCVIQSFEPDCIRYMRDTLKSDLPMVQLIGDVTWEETPGVDYERMVTPQGLDEVATYADLIGPWVNQVVIDRGKGTKPEYTRLVEWAHERNLEVNPYTFRADALPSYAGTFDEMLEIFLCEMKVDGIFTDFPDRALRFLAKKGL from the coding sequence ATGAATAAGAAACCCTTAGTCATCGCCCACCGGGGAGCCTGCGGCTATCTCCCGGAGCATTCAATGGCCGGCAAGGCCCTGGCCTTCGGCATGGGAGCGGATTACGTGGAGCTGGACGCCCTCCTCACCAGGGATGAAGTACCCATCGTGTTCCACGATCACTACCTGGACGCCATGACCAACGTCGCGGAGCTCTTCCCTGACCGGAAGAGGAAGGATGGATTGCACTACGCAATAGACTTCACCCTTGAGGAGATCAAGAAGCTCCGCCTCCATGAGCGGGTGGACCCCGCGACAGGCAGGGAGGTCCATCCCGGCAGATTCCCGGCAGATTCCCGGGTGCATTTTGAAATCCCCACCCTGGAAGAGGAGATCGACCTCATCCAGGGGCTTAATAAAAGCATGGTCATGGACGTGGGGTTCTATATCGAGCCTAAGGGACCTGCCTATCACACAAAAGAGGGGAAGGACATCGGAAAAGCGGTGATCGATGTCGTCCACCGCTTCGGATACCGCTCCAGGACTTCAAAGTGTGTCATCCAGAGCTTCGAGCCTGACTGCATCCGCTACATGAGGGATACGCTGAAGAGCGATCTTCCCATGGTGCAGCTCATCGGCGATGTGACCTGGGAGGAGACTCCCGGCGTCGACTATGAGCGCATGGTGACCCCGCAGGGTCTGGACGAGGTGGCAACCTATGCCGACCTCATCGGTCCCTGGGTCAACCAGGTGGTCATTGACAGGGGGAAGGGAACCAAGCCGGAATATACCCGCCTGGTGGAATGGGCCCATGAGCGGAACCTGGAGGTGAATCCCTATACGTTTAGGGCCGATGCCCTGCCGTCCTACGCCGGAACCTTTGACGAAATGCTGGAGATATTTTTATGTGAAATGAAGGTGGACGGCATCTTTACCGATTTCCCCGACAGGGCCCTGCGGTTTCTGGCGAAAAAAGGACTCTGA
- the radA gene encoding DNA repair protein RadA — translation MARNRKYFICATCGTDFPKWQGKCSACGEWNTIVESEPSAPAKTAPAGDVISLGSVEFSPVHRIMTGIGEFNLVCGGGIVPGSVILIGGEPGIGKSTLALQVAGYFKTLYISGEESPAQIRLRADRIGCPTEAIKLSTACGVEQIIGLAEAEKPQCLIVDSIQTLYSSEIPGLKGSVSQIRESASRLAEAAKRLNAVLILIGHITKEGAIAGPKLLEHLVDTVLYFEGNFSRDYRVLRAFKNRFGSVNEIGLFRMEERGLVEVTDKNKIFLNPYLSQAPGNSVSAAAEGSRIILFEVQSLVTSSAFPNPRRMADGFDLNRLILITAVLEKHAGLRLAAFDVFINVSGGFQINDTAADLAVAVSIASSFKNKAVPHGVGLLGEISLSGEIRPVSLCGRRIQEFRHSGFDTLILPEAEVTEAKAAGFEGAIIGIRTIQDAIGRLFE, via the coding sequence ATGGCCCGGAACAGAAAATATTTCATATGCGCCACCTGCGGTACGGATTTTCCCAAGTGGCAGGGGAAATGCTCCGCCTGCGGCGAATGGAACACCATCGTTGAGTCTGAGCCTTCGGCACCAGCCAAGACAGCGCCTGCCGGCGATGTGATATCCCTGGGCAGCGTTGAATTCAGTCCTGTTCACCGTATCATGACAGGGATCGGGGAATTCAACCTGGTGTGCGGCGGCGGCATCGTGCCCGGCTCGGTGATTCTCATCGGCGGGGAGCCGGGCATCGGCAAATCCACCCTGGCGCTCCAGGTGGCCGGATACTTCAAGACCTTGTACATTTCCGGCGAGGAGTCGCCGGCGCAGATCCGCCTCAGGGCTGATCGTATCGGCTGCCCCACGGAGGCAATAAAACTATCCACCGCCTGCGGCGTTGAACAAATCATCGGCCTGGCCGAAGCGGAAAAGCCGCAGTGTCTCATCGTCGATTCCATTCAGACGCTGTATTCGTCCGAAATACCGGGGCTCAAGGGCTCGGTGAGCCAGATACGGGAATCGGCGTCGCGCCTTGCCGAGGCTGCGAAGAGGCTGAACGCGGTCCTGATCCTCATCGGGCATATAACCAAGGAGGGCGCCATAGCCGGTCCGAAGCTCCTGGAGCACCTGGTGGACACGGTCCTCTATTTTGAGGGGAACTTTTCCCGGGACTACCGCGTCCTCCGTGCCTTCAAGAACCGTTTCGGGTCGGTGAACGAGATAGGCCTCTTCCGCATGGAGGAGCGCGGCCTGGTGGAGGTGACAGACAAGAACAAGATATTCCTGAATCCCTACCTCTCGCAGGCTCCGGGAAATTCCGTGTCAGCGGCGGCGGAGGGAAGCAGGATCATCCTCTTCGAGGTCCAGTCGCTCGTGACCTCGTCTGCGTTCCCCAATCCGCGCCGGATGGCCGACGGTTTTGACCTGAACCGGCTGATCCTCATCACGGCGGTGCTGGAAAAACACGCAGGGCTGAGGCTTGCCGCCTTCGACGTGTTCATCAACGTTTCCGGCGGCTTCCAGATAAACGACACGGCGGCGGACCTGGCCGTGGCTGTGTCCATTGCCTCGAGCTTCAAGAATAAAGCGGTGCCCCATGGCGTGGGGCTCCTCGGGGAGATATCCCTGTCAGGGGAGATACGGCCGGTCTCGCTGTGCGGTCGGAGGATACAGGAATTCAGGCATTCCGGCTTCGATACCCTCATCCTGCCGGAGGCGGAAGTGACGGAGGCGAAGGCGGCTGGCTTTGAGGGAGCCATCATAGGCATACGGACGATACAAGACGCCATCGGCCGGCTCTTTGAATAA
- a CDS encoding MCE family protein, which translates to MKLNNEAKVGLMITISFTLFIILVALLAKINVSRSGYTLRVYFNFLNDLRISAPVKIAGGIKIGYVESIKQSGEKTEVTLWIEKKYSLVKNTKFAIFTSGLIGEKYINVFVPPASDVEEFLMDGDKVYGMDPASFDQMMMTFQAFMQDESGGQVLAEIFQNSKKFVGNLNKIADDNKYDIRQAIISAKETIANLNFQSKIMMANINRFSKNMADLSDKNKDDINITLRNLSETSTNLNKIVFRIEKGRGTLGRLLNEEDIYVNLRDASIAAKDLFRQLKQDPSKLFFRTQN; encoded by the coding sequence ATGAAACTCAACAATGAAGCCAAGGTTGGCCTGATGATAACCATCAGCTTCACCCTGTTCATTATCTTGGTGGCGCTCCTTGCGAAAATCAATGTGTCCCGCTCCGGGTATACCCTGCGGGTCTATTTCAACTTCCTGAATGATCTCCGTATAAGCGCCCCGGTCAAGATAGCCGGCGGGATTAAGATCGGCTATGTCGAGTCAATCAAGCAGTCCGGTGAAAAAACCGAGGTGACCCTCTGGATCGAAAAAAAGTATTCCCTGGTGAAAAACACCAAGTTCGCCATTTTCACCTCCGGGCTGATCGGAGAAAAGTATATCAACGTCTTCGTCCCCCCTGCAAGCGACGTGGAGGAATTCCTCATGGACGGGGACAAGGTCTACGGCATGGACCCGGCCAGCTTCGACCAGATGATGATGACATTCCAGGCCTTCATGCAGGACGAGAGCGGGGGCCAGGTCCTGGCGGAGATTTTCCAGAATTCCAAGAAGTTCGTGGGAAACCTTAACAAGATCGCGGACGACAACAAGTACGACATACGGCAGGCGATCATATCCGCGAAGGAGACCATAGCCAACCTGAATTTCCAGTCAAAGATCATGATGGCGAACATCAACAGGTTTTCAAAGAACATGGCCGATCTTTCCGACAAGAACAAGGACGACATCAACATCACGCTCAGGAACCTGTCCGAAACGTCCACTAACCTCAACAAGATCGTCTTCCGGATTGAGAAGGGCCGCGGCACCCTGGGGCGGCTCCTGAACGAGGAGGACATCTACGTAAACCTGCGCGACGCATCCATCGCGGCCAAGGACCTCTTCCGGCAGCTCAAGCAGGATCCGTCGAAACTCTTTTTCCGGACCCAGAACTAA